In the genome of Anaerolineales bacterium, the window GTCGATTGGCCAGCCAGGACCGGGTAGGGGTCGATGGTGATCCCCGACTCAGCATAGATGGGGTCTTTGAGATTATGGAGAGACACGGGTGGGCGGAAGACCTTCCTGAAACCGCCGATCAAAGCAGCATTGGCATGGGCCTCCACATCGACGACTGGTGTATTGTCGGGGGGCAAGGGCTGTCCAGCAGGTGGGGTGACCGTCAGCGTGACAAGCCGGGTTTCGAAGGGAGCCATATCTGTCAGGGCAGTCTGGGACAGCTGGACGGACCAGCCTGGCAGGTAAGGGACGAGGCCCAGGTTGATGGTGACAATTTCTCCGAGCGGGTTACGCACTGGAAAGATCAGCGGGCTAGGTACACCTGGTTGGAGCAGCTCGATGACGTCGATATTGCGCTGGCTGACCTGGGGCTCATAGCCTTCTTCTTGCAGCAAGACCTGCAGGTCCAGGTTGCCGGAGAGAGGGGGAACCCAGTGGGTGCACTGGCTGAGCACCGAATGAGGCGGCAGCGATACGGGTACCGGTCCATTGATGGGAGTGAATGGCAAGCCCAAGCCGAAGTTCGCCCAGGAGAAGGTCGCTGCAGCCTCCTGCGGGGAAGTGGTTGAATTACGCAAGCTGACGCAGACCTCAGCTGGTTGGCCTGCCATGACCGGGTAGGGATCGATGGTGATCCCCGGATCAGCATAAATGGGTTCAACAGTCTCAATGAGGTTCAGTTGTTTAGAATTTTCAATTGATTGAGGATTTACTTGCGCAATCACAGGGATGACGCTGATAGAAGATGATAGTACCAGGATAATTAGCAATATTACTGAATGAAAAGGTTTAATTTTCATATTCCCCTCGCCTCCAAACTAATTATTTCATTCTGATTGTAGTAAAAGCATGACCGTGGCGTAAGGCGGAATCTCAGGTAAAGGCACATACCCCCGAAATACGCCATGATCAGCCACTTCCAGCGGTGCCAGCTCGGTTCCATCCAACAGCGATATCGCTGAATAATTACCCTGGGGTAAGGAGCTGGCTTCCAGGGACAATTGGTATTCCTGGATGGGAGAACCCGTCAGATTAATCACCGCCAACACCGATTCATTGGATGTAGTGCGCAGGCAGGCAAATAATCCGTTATTGGCGACTGACAGAATGTAAAACTCTCCCGTCCTGAGTGTGGGATGGCCATTACGCAATGAAATCAACGTGCGGTAATGCGCGAGGAGTGACTCCGGGTCCGCGGTCTCTGCCGAAACATTGTAGGTTGGGTCGACGACTGCGGGTGACCAGGGGACCCCAGTGGAAAATCCAGCATTGGTTCCACCGCTCCACTGCATCGGGCCGGGGACTAATATATCGGGCGGCTCATCCCGCATACCGATCTCCTCACCATAATATAGAAATGGCACACCAGGCAGTACAAAATATAAAGAGGCTGCCGCCTTGGCCTTGGCCGGATCATTCCCGATCTGGGTCATCACACGGTGCATGTCATGGTTGGCGAGAAAGGTGCCATACTGCCCGGAGGGGAACTGGCTGGTGCCCGACCGGAGCACATCGAGCATCCTGGACGAATTGCCGTCGTTTATGCTGGCAATCATCGCAAACGCCAGGTCGAACTCAAACGCCAGGTCGACCTGCTTGCCGGTAACCCAGGGGACCACCACGGCATCCTCCCTCCACACTTCACCGATGGTCATCGCTTCTGGTTTGATGCCCTTGTAAAACTCGTAGTAGTTGGCGAACCAATCATGTGAGCTCTGGGTTTCGATGGTCACCGAGCCTTCTTCGATGAGAGAGCCGATGGCATCCAGGCGGAAACCATCGATACCCACATCACTCAACCAGAAGCGGGTCACATTCTCCATTTCGGATGTGACATCCGGATTGGTATAGTTCAAATCGGGCATCCCCTCCCAGAAAAACGCATAATAATAATCGTTATTGAATGGATACCAAACCTGCTGGGCCCAGGGACCCTTCCAGCCGGGATCGACATCCTCCCAGACATACCAATCACGGTAGGGCGATTGAGGATCCTGCGATTGGATGAACCAGGGATGCTGGCTGGAGGAATGGTTGATCACCAGATCGGTAATGATTCGAATTCCACGGCGGTGCGCTTCATCGACCAGATGGCGAAAATCATCCAACGTGCCAAACAGCGGATTGACCGCATAATAATCCGTGACATCGTAGCCATGGGTGGATGGGGACGGGTTGATGGGCATCAGCCAGATGCCGGTGATCCCGAGGTCAGTGGTGGTATCCGGATTGCCATCATTCAGGTAATCCAGCTTTTCGATCAGGCCGTTGAAATCACCGATCCCATCCCCATTGCTGTCATAGAAACTGCGCACCTGGAGCTCATAGAAAACTGTATCGTTCCACCAGGGAGACCTGACTGTTTCCTGGGTTGGAGTCGGAGATAGCATAGGCGCCGCGGTCGGTATAGTCGTTGTGGTGGATAGGGCGAGCGTGGCGCTGGGTTGGACTGTGGAAGTAATTGACCGCGTGGCGGTTGGTCCAGCCATCGAGGTGCTATTGCCAGAAAAAGTACAGGCAGCTATGATCAGGACGAAAAGACATGCAACTATCTTTTTCAAAAGATTTCCTCCCCGATAATTTCCCCGATCAAACGTACCAGAAGGTTAATGCCGCAACGATTATTTATTTACTGCGAATTGTGAAAACTTCTCAAGCGAATTATACATTCATATTTAAGCGAATATAGTATTGTTGCGGATTTAATCTTCCACGTGCAACCGGAACTTACCTCAAGTCTCAGATTCGCCGCAGAAGGGCAGCTTGACACAGCTCAAAAACCTGTGTTGCTGCCAATCACTCACGCGGCCGACCAGGCTGACTGGCTGGTCTACCGCCCACGCCGGCTACTGCTGCCGCGCAGCTGGACGCTTTTAACGCCCGCCGCGTATCTGCTGCCTGGCCTTACCGACCGGCTGGTTGCCTCATTCCTTCCGAAGAAGAAAAGGAGCTAAAACACAAAAACCGCCTGGGCAGGCGGTTTTCATATCTGTGAATATCTCTTTACCGGATTCTATCTGGGTTCATGCCAGAACCCGAGCTTTTGCTTCAGCTGCCGCTTCTTCCATGGCCTCGAACAGATCCCTGGCATCGTCAGGGGTCAGGTTCTCATCGAGCAGCGGCAGGTAGACCTCCTCTTCTTTCGCGAAGTGGACCTTCACCAGGGTATAGAGACCGTACAGGATGCGCTTCAGCTCGTTTGCTTGACCGGCACCGATCTCCGTCGCTGAAACTTGATCTCTAATCGCACCCAATTCTCGGGTCAGCTGTTCCACTTCTACGTGGTCATGGCTCATGGTGGCAGTGGCATAAGGTGAGCCCATCACTTTTTGCACAGCCGGATAAAGGGCGGCTTCTTCAGCCTGAGCATGGGGGAGCAGATGCGCAGACAGGAATTCGTACGACTCATCAATCAAATCGAGACTGGCCTGGCTGAGTACACCATGCACTGACAATCCCGCAAGTTTCAACGATTCGATGTGGGGGAACAATTCTTTATGTTCGTCTCGCAGGGGTTGGGTTAGGGTAGTCATTTTATTCTCTCCTTGGTTATATGTTATGGCTCTACTATACCCATCAAGGTGGATTCATTCCATGATGTACATCAATTAAGTGCATATAAAATAAAAAGTGCGGAGGATCATCCGCACTTCACTGAATTCCGGCGAGGTTATTCCAATTCGCTACCAGCGATCTCTTGTAAGCTATCCAGGTTTGTCACGGCTACCCATTCCCGCCCCGATTTTATCAAACCATCCCTTTGGAATTGACTCATCACCCGACTGGCAGTCTCG includes:
- a CDS encoding alpha-amylase yields the protein MKKIVACLFVLIIAACTFSGNSTSMAGPTATRSITSTVQPSATLALSTTTTIPTAAPMLSPTPTQETVRSPWWNDTVFYELQVRSFYDSNGDGIGDFNGLIEKLDYLNDGNPDTTTDLGITGIWLMPINPSPSTHGYDVTDYYAVNPLFGTLDDFRHLVDEAHRRGIRIITDLVINHSSSQHPWFIQSQDPQSPYRDWYVWEDVDPGWKGPWAQQVWYPFNNDYYYAFFWEGMPDLNYTNPDVTSEMENVTRFWLSDVGIDGFRLDAIGSLIEEGSVTIETQSSHDWFANYYEFYKGIKPEAMTIGEVWREDAVVVPWVTGKQVDLAFEFDLAFAMIASINDGNSSRMLDVLRSGTSQFPSGQYGTFLANHDMHRVMTQIGNDPAKAKAAASLYFVLPGVPFLYYGEEIGMRDEPPDILVPGPMQWSGGTNAGFSTGVPWSPAVVDPTYNVSAETADPESLLAHYRTLISLRNGHPTLRTGEFYILSVANNGLFACLRTTSNESVLAVINLTGSPIQEYQLSLEASSLPQGNYSAISLLDGTELAPLEVADHGVFRGYVPLPEIPPYATVMLLLQSE